One region of Desulfobotulus mexicanus genomic DNA includes:
- a CDS encoding virulence RhuM family protein → MEQNSEIIIYTASDGTTKLQVQLENETVWLTQDQMAMLFGKAKSTINEHIKNIYAEGELAENQTLKKFGISEFQQKTPNHYNLDIIISVGYRVKSIQGTKFRQWATKRIHEYIVKGFTMDDDRLKQEGARSRYFEELLQRIRDIRSSERNFYQKVTDIYATSIDYKNDATLTKEFFATVQNKMHYAVHGQTAAEMISQRVNAEKPFLGLTNFHGKYITTRDISIAKNYLSEDELKQLNLIVSMYLDFAELQATNGRLMKMNDWIQKLDDFLRISEKELLTNAGKVSHKKAVEKAKIEYEKYRKEEDKKYISDFDREMKKLLKDKKKT, encoded by the coding sequence ATGGAACAGAATTCAGAAATTATCATTTATACGGCTTCAGACGGTACAACAAAACTCCAGGTGCAATTGGAAAATGAAACAGTCTGGCTGACACAGGACCAAATGGCAATGCTTTTCGGGAAAGCAAAGTCAACAATTAATGAACATATTAAAAACATTTATGCCGAAGGAGAGCTTGCAGAAAACCAGACCCTGAAGAAATTCGGAATTTCCGAATTTCAGCAGAAAACTCCGAATCATTATAATCTCGATATCATAATTTCAGTTGGTTACAGGGTAAAATCAATACAGGGGACAAAGTTTCGGCAGTGGGCGACAAAGCGGATTCATGAATACATTGTAAAAGGCTTTACAATGGATGATGACCGGTTGAAACAGGAAGGCGCAAGGTCAAGATATTTTGAAGAACTTCTCCAAAGAATTCGGGATATCAGAAGCAGTGAAAGAAATTTTTACCAGAAAGTAACTGATATCTATGCAACCAGCATTGATTACAAAAATGATGCTACTCTGACCAAGGAATTTTTTGCAACCGTTCAAAATAAAATGCACTATGCCGTCCACGGCCAGACAGCAGCAGAAATGATAAGCCAAAGAGTTAACGCAGAAAAACCATTTCTAGGGCTGACCAATTTTCACGGCAAATATATAACCACAAGAGATATTTCAATCGCAAAAAATTATCTGTCAGAAGATGAACTCAAACAGCTCAATCTCATCGTCTCCATGTATCTTGATTTTGCTGAACTCCAGGCAACAAACGGCAGATTAATGAAAATGAACGACTGGATTCAAAAACTTGATGATTTTCTGCGAATCAGCGAGAAAGAACTTTTAACCAATGCCGGAAAAGTCAGCCATAAAAAAGCGGTCGAAAAAGCAAAAATTGAATATGAAAAATATAGAAAAGAAGAAGATAAAAAATATATCTCTGATTTTGACCGTGAGATGAAAAAATTATTAAAAGATAAGAAAAAAACATAA
- a CDS encoding exonuclease SbcCD subunit D C-terminal domain-containing protein: protein MKFLHTSDWHLGRTLYNQQRYEEFEAFLLWLGNLIRAEAVDILLVSGDVFDTRTPSHRAQTLYYRFLCQMAEGACRHVVVTGGNHDSPSFLNAPREILRSLKVHVLGEITGDPEDEILILNTEKKDDENGKKASPDTAILCAVPFLKDRDVRVSEAGESADDKQASLIEGIRKHYADVSAMAEKKRSLLSAETNRPETDFPIIVMGHLFAAGGKSVEGDGVRDLYVGSLAHVSADIFPESADYVALGHLHSAQKVGGSDFVRYSGSPLAMGFGETRREKSVSLVTFGDSGPALSLIPVPVFQKLERIQGNWDEISGRIAELSLDASDAWLEILYTGKDVMGDLRQALDEAVKGSAMTILCVKNRQIADRILEKGEVDETLFDLNVKEVFDRCLEAHGIPEDQRVDLQQSFAEIVFDLTEEGRTV, encoded by the coding sequence GTGAAATTTTTACATACTTCAGACTGGCACCTTGGCCGCACCCTTTATAATCAGCAGCGATATGAAGAGTTTGAGGCTTTTCTTTTGTGGCTTGGCAATCTCATTCGCGCAGAAGCCGTGGATATACTCCTTGTCAGTGGTGATGTGTTTGATACCAGAACCCCCAGCCACCGGGCACAGACCCTGTACTACCGCTTTCTCTGCCAGATGGCAGAAGGAGCCTGCCGCCATGTGGTGGTGACGGGTGGTAACCATGATTCTCCTTCGTTTCTGAATGCTCCCCGTGAGATTCTCCGTAGCCTGAAGGTCCATGTGCTGGGTGAGATAACGGGCGACCCTGAGGATGAAATTCTTATCCTTAATACGGAAAAAAAGGATGATGAGAACGGGAAAAAAGCTTCTCCGGATACGGCCATTCTCTGTGCGGTTCCCTTTCTTAAAGACAGGGATGTGAGGGTTTCCGAAGCCGGAGAAAGTGCCGATGATAAACAGGCAAGCCTGATTGAAGGCATCCGGAAACACTATGCTGACGTTTCTGCCATGGCTGAAAAAAAGCGCAGCTTACTTTCAGCAGAGACGAATAGGCCTGAAACTGATTTTCCCATTATTGTGATGGGTCATCTTTTTGCAGCCGGAGGAAAGAGCGTTGAAGGGGATGGCGTGCGGGATCTTTATGTGGGAAGCCTTGCCCATGTATCCGCAGACATTTTCCCGGAATCTGCGGATTATGTGGCTCTGGGGCATCTGCATTCGGCGCAGAAGGTGGGAGGATCGGATTTTGTGCGCTACAGCGGCTCGCCTCTGGCCATGGGTTTTGGGGAAACCCGCAGGGAAAAAAGTGTAAGCCTTGTCACCTTTGGAGATTCTGGCCCCGCCCTGTCTTTGATTCCTGTGCCTGTTTTTCAGAAGCTTGAAAGAATTCAGGGTAACTGGGATGAAATTTCAGGCCGCATTGCAGAACTCTCCCTTGATGCTTCCGATGCCTGGCTTGAGATTTTATATACGGGTAAAGATGTCATGGGAGATCTCAGACAGGCTCTGGATGAAGCGGTGAAGGGTTCTGCCATGACCATTTTATGTGTGAAAAACAGGCAGATTGCAGATCGTATTCTGGAGAAGGGAGAGGTGGATGAAACCCTTTTTGATCTCAATGTGAAGGAGGTTTTTGACCGCTGCCTTGAGGCCCATGGGATTCCTGAGGATCAGCGGGTGGACCTGCAGCAGAGTTTTGCAGAGATTGTTTTTGATCTGACGGAAGAGGGGAGAACCGTATAA